In Pyxicephalus adspersus chromosome 10, UCB_Pads_2.0, whole genome shotgun sequence, the DNA window CAGACGCATTCTCAGTTTTTGCACCGCACTCAAAGTACATTTGCCCAGAAGGACATGATGTGAACCTCACATGCTCTATCAGGGGACACCGTACCCATCAGCATGACCTATTAACTATACATTGGTCTTTCACTAAAGACGGAAATCCAGACTGCAGAGAGGAAAGACATAGAGGAAAGAATACAACAGAGAACAACCATCACAAAGGACACAAAGGAGCCCATTTCTCCAATAATTTGTTCTACAGAACTTTGTTTAACATCACACAATTGGACAGCGGTGGCTATTGCTGTTTCCTTTATGAGGCAAACAAGAAGCATTTGATACATGAAGCTCACAGCTATATTGAACTTCAGGTTAAAACAGGtaacaattttctgttttttaaaccaCACCCCATCACATCCTGAGAAAATGACTGTGAATCAAAACTTGATTAAATCACTAAAAGAAGTTTGACATTGTTTAGAAATTTTCTAGCTATTGTTCTTTGACTATGAATGGCTTCCTGTAGTGTCCTTCAATAAACAGGAAGTCTGGAATAGTAGTTAGGGTAAGTCTATGTGGAAAGATACTGGAAGGTTTTCAATCATATTTGTGAATTCATCTTTTTGTTGCACTATAATGCATTTaccagttttaaatgtttttttattttttaatcagtttgTAACTGATTGTAACAGCAATGTATGTGAAAAATAGCAACTGCCCagctattgcaaaaaaatatctgtggctctttttttttatccccggTTGTCCCTTTTTTTGGACGAATGTATAGATCTCTAATAGACAAATTTACTCTTTAGTGACCAAAGTATTACATTACACTAAAAATCCATTCTTTATATTAGTGCTAAATTAGTGTTTTTTGGAAGGCTAGTTTAATGgacaagtaataaataaaaaaacacttgtggCTCTGGtcaataatgttttatgtataggTTCTTTGTGGTCCACATAACCATTATGGAAGGAATATGTAGGCATGGCTTCTCCTGCtaagcaaaatgttttagttttttttaacctgacttattATGTTGCAAGTCCCATATCATCAATATCTTTCCTGCTATACCTGAATTAAACTACTGTTTACAACTGGTAGTAAATAACCGTGTAACTTTGAACCAGGCATCTCAAACTAACATGAACTCTATCTATTCTATGAAGAAGCTTTAGACACTTAGTTGGTCAGATGggcattaaaaaaatggcttGCATAGCATTTACAGTAATTTAAAGTCTGCTTCCtaacttcctaattttttttctatcaagaTGCGTCTTGTagcctgtctgttttttttttttttaatacagactATTAAGTTTCATATGTACAGTATCAGCAAGGTATTGTACAAGTAATTCTCATGGCATGGGTGGGAGATTTATTATCCTACCCCAGCCCATACAAATGGAAGCACTGCTGCCCGAGAGGATTAGGCAGATCACAGTGCTAGAGGGGTCTTTTTGTCAGATAAGTCTTTAACATTGTGAATAATTGCACCTTATGGTAActgacctgtatttttttttttatagtttacttAAAGCAAGGATTATCTTTTGGGTTTGTGTTTAAAGCAATGATGTATGTTTAGTGGTCATGGACATAAAGCCataaatacaattgtattttgtatgtgctGTACAGATAAATGTATctgagtttattttatattttagatgatCCAGATCTAAAGGCATGTTCACTTCTCACATCTGAAAATGACAGTGATGGTATGTACAACAATCATACTGTTAGGAAAAAGAGTAAAAAGAGTAACAGGGTTTTTAAATTCATCAAATCGCCATAAAAGTGTTGTTTCtagtaaaattaaaattagttAAATTTACTAGGAATCACTACTATTATGAGAACTTTTACTACTACTGTCACATTTATGTCTCTatttagcagtgaatctgacattccttcaaacattcccttgagTTGGATctattattgccattgaaacaaattgaCCTGAAAGAGTCTCCACCCGGGAATGTTTGGGGGGGAGTTGTCAGATTcccaactttaaaaataaagcctaGTGTTATTGCCACTTTACAGACTGCCATATAGAGTTCACCATTTTAATCAATCTGTAGATTAGAGTTTATGAAATAGGACAACAAAGAAGTGACAATTTGTTATCAGATCACCTCTTCTTTAAAAATATGGCCCAATACTTTTTTAGAAGTACCTTTGGTAAAGCCAATTCTTTAAAATGAACACTGGATAGATGTTACATATGGTGAAAGAACTCCATGACATTATTTTAATTGGAAGATTCCTGCTGACATATTGCTAAGATTTTAGGGATGTTGTGGATATGTACACGCTGTAAGCTGCTGCTGGATATGCCTATGCAACTATAATATTTGTGCTAACATCATGCTACAAGGTTGTTGACCCTACTATGATGTTCTGAAGTTATATGGAGGCTACTATTGCTGACCATTCCTTCTAAAAATGAAATTGATGCTGATTTCAGATCCCCAAGTCATTGATCTCAAAGTAGATAGGAGTTTCAGATTAGTGACCAAAAAAACCAATTGGAAACAGCCAACCaaataaaactgttaaaacattatcggcaatggcagcttccatatttcaaTCTGCACATGTTTCATGTAATgtcctggttattattatttattaataataaacaggatttatatagtgccaacctattaggcagcgctgtacattaaatacaatttgcaaatgacagatatagacagtgacacatgggaggagaggaccctgccccaaagagcttacaatctaggagttatgTTGTGGTTATCACAACATTGATTTGTTGGCTAACAATCACCAAATACATGTgatgtttgtgtatgtgtatatttctCAAGCCAAGTAAGTTTCCATGTTACCAGACTTCTCCTGTTGAATGCAGTATTCTAATTACTGAAGCTCTACAAGAACATTTCCTACcgttcttgtaataaaagataataacaaGCATTATTTAGTTTCTCttcagtaagttaaaaaaaaaggcatgttcTAGTCAAGCATGACAATTGTGCAGTAAAAGGACAACTACGATTAAAGCACTTTACCAGTTTGACTCATTAATAACAtgtttcaaataatatatttagttttccTGGTGTGAGCCATACTCATGCAGCTTTGCTATCATGTACCTTGTTTGGGTTTTCTGGCACACCGAGACACAAAAGAATTTAAAATCACATATGTTACTCAACAAATCATGCAGCATGCTTGTTTTTAACTCCTAAGAGATCTAGTTATACAGCAATGATACTGCCTTCCAATTAccattagggaagaaaaaaagtttgtatatgtTTAATGTAACACACTTTGCTAAAAACCTGCCGTTAAAAGCCTGCTTATCCCTCCTCCCTTACCTTTAACGATTCATTTCAGTAACCATTCTTTGGTGAAGAATGTTACaggtttttaatggcagtgataaATACATGCTGGACGTCAGTAACGCTTTATAAACAGAATTCATAGTTTCAAAATAAATggtgtatataattttataatatattagctCCATGAGCACGATTCATCAAACAGCAATTTTATATAAAGCATGCCAAAATATTGACTGAGAGCCCTTTTTAGCATGCCTTGATCTCTGTTTAGTACACCTTGCTATTAGAGTTTGGCCAATCAGGGCCaacaaattaaaattacattttaagggcCCAGATAATAATTGCAATGTCCGAAGTGTTTCATCTCATCTGATTCATCTGTGGCATTGAAGCCTGATAAATTAGGGTTATTGTATGACCTTGTCTGTGTTTGGTGGGCTTTGAAGCAAAGACTTTCATGAAACTGAGTATAACTTTACCTTATATACCTTTGGAATCACAGAAACAGATTATGCATGCATGATTAAAAAGATAGTCATGTAGTAAGCATGTATGTCATTACATTGTGATTGGAATAAGTGACGATAGACTGGAATAGTTAATTTGTGTTTATCCTATGCTTTTTATTCCCTGGCTGTAGGAACAACAGCAGCTGCAGTAGCCATTGTGGCTTGCATTATTGGAATCCTGTGCTTGCCTCTCATACTAATACTAgtatataaacaaagaaaagcaGTGACTGCCAGAAGTAAGTATCACCCTCTAAAGTGATGAGATATCCCAGCATACTATAACATTTACTCTGTAATGTAATagggtaataaaaacaaaaaaatgaatggttgattcttattaaaaatatttaagtaaaataTTCTGACACTAACTTTAACTGTCTTCCAATGGATGCATTCTGCTAgggaaagcaaataaaatagCTTAGTCTATTGATTGTGTGCAGAACTGTGTGCAGAGCCAGAAAGGGCCAGGCTAAAGTGCATACCGTTGGTAAATACAATCCATAGACTAAAGTGCTTTGCATAGCAGAATGCATCTACTGTGAACATTCACATCCATCACTTTTGTGATATCAATGCCAGGTATTTATTCACACAAGCAAGCAGCCTTGACTTTATGAATTTATTGCAGTGGCCAGTTTAAAAGACATTGGGGTTGATGTACTAAAGTGTTTGGGctttctttgtaaagtaaattatCAATCCAAGCCATTCAAGCAAatgaatgttttcaatatttcattgcataaaaatgggcatttttttgcagtgcatttttattacatttactgaGGTGGGTTAACCATTgcagtaataattcactttgccaagtgaacagcctaaataatttatttatccaCTCCAATATTACTCCTAAAATAAAAGGCAACTCGGACATCTCACCATTGTTGCTACTTATTGTTAGAATAAAGGAGTATGTTATGATTAGAATAGTTCTAATAGCATTTTATAccataaagaataaaattattcaaGTAGATTTTGTTGTACAGAGCTGTACAGCCACAAAGATGGATGATTGTAGTGGGCAGCACAATAATTAAACTCTGGCCCCAGCCAAAGAGAATAGTGCTGTGGAATGTATGCTACAGACACATGTGAAAAGTATTTGATGTAGTCAAAATCTTAGcctatgtagaaaaaaaagaatgctaaaaGCTGTAATTTGAATGTACAATTCACGGGAAATGTGCAAATTAGatctaaaacataaataatgaatAGCAGTACCCTGGGTGTTAAACCTTTGAAAGGTATACTTAGCgcttttcattattactatttttcatACAAAATTAGAAACAGCAACTTAACTTCCGTTTCTTTTTATTGTAGGAGCACAGGAGCTAGTGAGAATGGACAGGTACGTTTTCTCTGTGTAAATGTTCTGTATTAAAGCTTTGGTCCacaagtactaaaaaaaaaagtttatatgagAAGTATTACTTCTTTCCGGAGTTCTAGATTGGTCATAGATTTTTCAGCTCATCATGTATGCTATActgtttgaaaaaattaaaaccagaATTGTGAAAAATGCTCCACGTCAGGGCATGCACTTGTCTTTTATCTTATGCAGGATTAAGGTACCCATAGACCTAAAATGAGTATAGCTATAAACCAATAAGTCCATGGGTATGGCTAGGTTTGAATACCCAGGACGGCCATTGCATAAAGACAAAATTATAGCAAACAAGCATAACAGTGTCTGAAACAATGGTGATTtactaaggtgaaatggaacaAGCCTCTGTAGGCAAGCCATATCCTGGTTTTTAAATCACCTGCACTGGATTTTTGAAGTAAACATTGGAAATTTTAATCACACACACAGTATTAAcaattttcatatattaaaaataaattgcagattatatatatatatatatatatatatagaaatttaGTTAAATAACTGCAAACAGTCAGTCAGTTTTGGGGCTGGGCTTGTAAGTCAGGTTGAATTTTCCTGGCAGTAGCTGTGGTTTCCTATTTATggcaaagcatgtttttttttaaatttcataaaaaatgtgtaaatctttgAATATTTATAGATCAACATATTAGGGCTGTTTTAAGGAAAACCTGTGCCACTGCCATAACCACTGCTACCATTATTAACTTCCTATTCTGTCAATGCTAGTTTCCAGACATTCTATTGATCTATAGAACTTTGAACCATGGGTCTGAAACTAAAATGCAGATACGCTTTTTTGACTTTATTCTGATTTTCCCATTCGGAATGACAAAGCTGTTGCTGTACCCTAAGTAGTCCCTTCTCTTTTCTACAGTAAAATCACAAGCGTCAACCTGTAGTTCCTGAGTAATGGTGATTAGATAGTTCCAATCAATTCTGCCTCTGATCAGAGCCATTTTGACCTTGGATTGGTACTCTCCAAACTTCACAAATTTGGATATCTGAGATGCAATGGATAATTGTGCACTTTCAACCTTGTGGCAAAAGCCCTTTTTCTGTTTAAGCATGGCTGTGCcacaaaaaaacatggaatgatGAGTTTTGTTTAAGACAACTTGTATGGCCTGCAAAGAGACTGTCACTGTCAAATCTGTCACCCTTCTGTGAAATTGATAGCCAATTGCAAGCCAACTCCATTACCTGACTTGTCAAATGCTATTTTTGGCTAATGGGAcacacattttcaataaaaaattacaaaatctctTTGGAAATAGCATGTACAGGTGCCCGGAAACCTTTGCCCCTGTGTTAATCGTGATCCTAAAACACCTGATAATAATTTTATAAGATTTAATAAGCAATTATACATTTGGTCATTAACTGCAGTGCACTAATTTATCCACAAAGCTTCAAATGCCTTCTGACAGCACATATATAAGTATAAACATGTAACATTTATAGTTTAGCTGTGTGAGTATTATTTCAGGTCAAATTACGAAAGTATTACTGATATAGATAAAACATATACTAAACTCATTATTAATTATTTCAGTGAAGCGCAAGGTATTGAAAATCCAGTCTTTGATGATCCCCCCAATGCAAATCCAGAACAGAGGCCACGGCTGATTTTCATGTCTAGCCGCCAGCCGTCAGATTCaggccgccatcttctttctgaACCCAACACTCCCCTCTCCCCCCCTGGACCAAATGATGTCTTC includes these proteins:
- the VSIR gene encoding V-type immunoglobulin domain-containing suppressor of T-cell activation; its protein translation is MDFSRRSQGPTCSGWKCWITLFLCLALYQGGTDAFSVFAPHSKYICPEGHDVNLTCSIRGHRTHQHDLLTIHWSFTKDGNPDCREERHRGKNTTENNHHKGHKGAHFSNNLFYRTLFNITQLDSGGYCCFLYEANKKHLIHEAHSYIELQVKTDDPDLKACSLLTSENDSDGTTAAAVAIVACIIGILCLPLILILVYKQRKAVTARRAQELVRMDSEAQGIENPVFDDPPNANPEQRPRLIFMSSRQPSDSGRHLLSEPNTPLSPPGPNDVFFPSLEPVPDSPDPV